ATTTTTTGAGGTGGAATAAACCCTAGAAATGGTACTGAACTGAAGAGTAATAAGAATCAAAAGTTGTTGAATTAAGAAACGCGGTAATTTCaaacttctattattttaatactAAGATAATGTGTATTTGGTAATCAATTTCAATCCTATACTACACATGTCAGTTTGGGTATggtgaaaataaaagaaatttaaccCAATCCTTTATTAGTACTTGGCAATTAGGTACACTAACctaaaattaaggaaaaagaaTACCATGTGATATATGATTCGTGTCATGCttatataattgtttaaagagacgtattaaacaattttttacTCTCCTTATAATCCattattagtattttattaaCATACTTTGTCGTACTCTGGGTAAACTCCACTGTGTAATAGCTTGCAAAGGGAACTAAACCACACTATGTAAGTCATATGCGAGAGACTTGACTCAAAAGGCATTGAGGGGAATCGATTCAGGGTCATCTCCGTGTGGATAACCACCCTTCAAACCAATTGAGTCATCCGGAAGGATAGTCTCACATGTTATATAGTTTAATTGAGTTACctcaaatcatttgaaattgaataaaaatccCCAATTGGAAAAACAAGTAATCAGTGTCTATAGATCAATTATTCTACTAATAAGTTTTAGAATGCTCCTTTAGTTATCAAGAGTCAAATGTTGTGATTATTCAAACCAAAGCAAACTAGATTTCAACATAGATAAACAAGAGAGATTTATGAGAACAAACAATATATGCTAATACAAGCTGCTACTATATGGAGTTGAACTTATTATTTTCTCTCAGCAACATTTTTTCCAGAAGTGAAAACAGTACAAGAGTTGCAGTCAGCTGATAGAAGTGAACTAGTCTTGTACTTGTCATCACCACCAACAACCGCCATATCGACCCCTGACTTGGCTGGATTCTTGAAACTTGGCTGGTAAGTCCTGCCAAGAATGCCTTCAACTTTTGGAGACAAATCAAACAACCTGAACTGCACTTCTAAGTGAGCAAAGCTATCATTTTTAGGTATACCATAACTATGTATCGCGTCCTCTTCTTCTGTCACAGGAACAACATTAGCTGAGATTTCCACTATTTCTTGAATTGTAACTCTTATACTGTTTGTTGCTGAGGTCCTTTCCAGTTCAAGGTTTTGGTCAGGGGAATTCCATACCGATGAATGGCCTAATGGAACACTTAAACTCATCCCATTATAAGTGAATTTCAAATGATCAGCTTCTTGATCCCAATTTTCAGCCTTGGCTGCTTCAAGTGTGAAGTTATGTGAGCCAAACATGAGGCCTATAGCTTGAATCCATGTGAAATCTCGCGATCTGCCAGCAGGACGGATACCAATGAAACGAGCATTTATTTGAACGTTGACATCTGAAATTAGGCTGAAATGCTCATCTTTTTTACCATGGAAGTAGAAAACAATCCCATCTCCACCTATGAAACGAGGATCGTAACAAGCTGCACCTGGACCATCACAATTTGGTTTTCGTTCTGTAACATATGTACAAAAATTCATTAACATAATGTTACTTCAGATAAAAAGGATCAAAAAA
The Solanum stenotomum isolate F172 chromosome 12, ASM1918654v1, whole genome shotgun sequence DNA segment above includes these coding regions:
- the LOC125848397 gene encoding uncharacterized protein LOC125848397, which produces MNPFGFQFAVILLLLLNAIMVLETQAAYVKPQRVTCYKRYSKCYLKYITCPSECPEIHPKDPYAKECFLDCYSPKCEAVCRKRKPNCDGPGAACYDPRFIGGDGIVFYFHGKKDEHFSLISDVNVQINARFIGIRPAGRSRDFTWIQAIGLMFGSHNFTLEAAKAENWDQEADHLKFTYNGMSLSVPLGHSSVWNSPDQNLELERTSATNSIRVTIQEIVEISANVVPVTEEEDAIHSYGIPKNDSFAHLEVQFRLFDLSPKVEGILGRTYQPSFKNPAKSGVDMAVVGGDDKYKTSSLLSADCNSCTVFTSGKNVAERK